CCAGCACCTTGCCGCAGCCTTTACTGCCGCTGAGcggccccccggccccgccgtcCGCGCCCGGGGGGCTCAACCCCTTCCTCTGAACCCTCTGGAAATCTGGACATGTGGACCTCCTCCCCAGCTGTTACAATCCCCCCGATCATTCCTTCCACCAAGACTTGGGGGTTTGCTAAGCTGCACGGGAGGATGCCCCCACGCAGCCCCCTCCCCGTGCCCACTGTGAGGGGCAGCCAGCATGAGCCCCCGTGCTTGACGGGCAACAGGGGACCCCTTCCCCTGCGAGGGCCAGTGTGGGGGCCACggtggggctggctggggggCAGTCAGCATGAGCCCCGCAACCCCCTTCCCCTGTGAGGGGCCATGGCGGAGGCCTTACAAAGGGCTGTGGTGCGGGGGCTCCGCTCAGTGGGCCGGGCGAGTGCACGGGGTCCGGCTGCTGGATGGACCCCCGGCGTGGTGGGACTTTGCCCCAGAACAGCGGGGATCTCGGGCAGCGCAGGTCCGGGGGTGGAAGCCGCGGGTCCTCCCACCCCGCGGGGTTCGCCCTCCCTTGGCTGCTCCCCCTCACCCCCGTCCCGCCGCCACCGCCCCCCGCCCGCTGCTGGGCGCCGCTCcaggggcgggggcggcggtgCTTGGGCGCTgcgatggcggcggcggcggctgcgggtGCCCGTGCGACAATAAACTGCGCTGAGCAACCCAGTGTACGCCTGCGAGTGCCCCGTGCCACTGTGAACTGCGCTGAGCGGCCGCGGCGCGGGGCGGTAACGGCTGTGGGCCGGAACCAGGAGGGGCGGGGGCCCAGTGGGGGCGAGGCTGCGCCTCAGGGGCCGGGCGGTGACGGAGGAGGGCGCGGCCGGCCCGGTAAGGGGCGGGGACACCGGGGGCACgggggcgcggccgggccggtAAGGGGCGGGGACACCGGGGGCACGGGGGCGCGGCCGGCCCGGTAAGGGGCGGGGGCACCGGGGGCACAggggcgcggccgggccggtAAGGGGCGGGGCCCGGGGAGCTGCCGCCATGTTGGCGGCGCCGCTGCGCTGCGCCCGCAGGTACCGGAGGGGCCGGGGGGGCGGGTCCGGCCCTGGGTGCGGTGGCTGCGCCATAACCGCGTCCCCGCACTTCTCCCGTGCCCCCCGCGTCCTCGCTGCAGCGCCCGCGTCCCCTGAATTCTCCTGCGACGCCCTGTACTCCTCCTGCATTTCCTCTACATTCTCCCTGCACCTTCCTGAGCCCCTCATAGAGCCTTTTCTCCTGCCTTCCCCGACATCCTCCCCGTATCCCCCTGTATCCTCCCTAAATCCTCCTCTCACTACCACAGCCCCTCAGGACTTTACATACTCCGTAGCCCCGTTCTGCACCCCTTTCCCAcctcctgcatcccagccctgcatctCTGCTGCATCCCCATACCCAAAGCCCGCATCtacccagcagcagaggagtcTCCCTGCCCCCCATTCCCCTCATCATAAAGAGCCGTGTCCTCCCTGCCCACATCCACCCCACGAGACGGGATTTTCCTTTCTGAGGGGGTGTTCTCCCTGCGGACACGCAGGTCAGGTCCCGCAGATGCTGTTCTTGCATTCACAGCTGTTGAGTGTGCCCCCAAAGTGTGCTGGTgggaggggcagctctgggaatggCCTTCCCCCGAGCGTGGGTGGGGTGTGCCAAACTGGAGAACAAGCTCCTCTGAGCCTCCAGTGAGTGGGAAGGACTTGTAACGTCCTAGGGGCGATTGGGGTGGactgagccccagcagagctaCCTGGGGCTGAGACTCTTTCCTTTGGCATGGGGAGCGAGTAGTGGAGAGCAGCACCCtgtcctggggcacagcaggaccTGGGGTGGTGGTGCTGATGCTCTGGTCTGTCATGGCTCTGTCCAGAGGCTGAGCTTTGTTGTGAGCAGGAAACCCCTGAGCCTGTTTGGTGTCACAGGCACATATTTCTAACGGGGATCGCAGCCATGGCCACGGTGGGGACACCCGGCCCCCCCAGCGTCCCTCGTCACACCAACCGCCTGATTAACGAAAAGTCGCCGTACCTCCTGCAGCACGCCCACAACCCTGTGGATTGGTAAGAGCAGTGGGGAgcctttccccttcctcctcctcctcctcctcttgtcTTTGTGCCCATGGGGCTGAGGAACTCTTGTCTTCCCCCACAGGTACCCTTGGGGTCAGGAAGCCTTTGATaaagcaaagagagaaaacaagctGATATTCCTGTCAGGTAACCAGAAACAAGGCATATTTCATGTCCCCATGTATTGGTCAGTAGATGATCAGATAAGCTGAGCTGCATCCTGAGCTGGTGTGTGATTAGCCGTGTAGGTATGGATGACCACCAAGCAAGAGAGCACCATGTGCTGGAGTAGCTCTCTCTGAAAATGGGCTGCATGCAGGACCAGAGTCCTTGGCCAGCTTTTAGGATCAGGAGCTGGAGAGTTCAGGAGACTCTTCTCCTCCATTTCTTGtccagggaggcagcagctcttgcTCATAGAAGGGTCCCCATCTCTGAGTGTTCTCCCCATCATGTGTTTCCTGCTCCCTGCAAAGGACCAGTTCTCACCTGTCCAAGCTTGTTTGCAGTTGGCTACTCCACCTGCCACTGGTGCCATGTCATGGAGGAGGAGTCCTTCAAGAACAAGGAGATTGGGGAGATCATGAATGAGCACTTCGTGTGCATCAAAGTGGATCGTGAGGAGCGGCCAGATGTGGATAAAGTATACATGACCTTCGTGCAGGTGAgggaggcacaggcagggcccAGGAGGCTTTGACTGGTTCTCTCAGGGTGTTGTTCATTGTCATGTTCCTCAGGCAAGCAGAACCAGTATATGGGGTGGTCTGGATGGGTATCAATGGTGGACAAAAGCACACATCTCTCTTTGAGTGAGGCTCTCGTATGTGCTGGAAGGGCATAGAGCAGGTGCCTCTTGCGTGACCTTGGTGCACatgtgttttgtctttcaggCCACCAGTGGTGGAGGCGGTTGGCCCATGAGTGTCTGGCTGACCCCAGACCTCAAGCCCTTTGCTGGGGGGACGTATTTCCCTCCTGAGGATGGAGTTCATCGTGTTGGTTTTCGGACTGTGCTGCTCCGGATCGCAGAGCAGGTGTGGGGCAGGAATGGTGTAGCAGACAGGGCTGAAccaaagggagcacagggaaattGGTCTGGGCTTGAAGGGTAACTGAGTTAGGAGATTCAGTTATGAGGAAGAGTAGCCCAGAGAACCAGCCAGAGCTTTGGCTTGGTTAGAAGTGGGTTTGAGCTGATTTGGGGAGGGTGATTGAGAACTGGAGGTATGGTTTGGACTAGTGCAAGGCAATAAGATCTCTTTCGCATTGCATCTTAGTGGAAGGAGAACAAAGATGCCCTGTtggagagcagccagaggaTTCTGGAAGCATTGCGACACACATCAGAGATCcatgtgcagggccaggagtcaCCCCCACCAGCCAAAGAGGTGATGAACACCTgtttccagcagctctccagatCCTATGATGAGGATTATGGTGGATTTTCCAAATCCCCCAAGTTCCCCACCCCAGGTCAGTCTGGTCTCTTCTGCTGAGACCTGCTGTGAGGCAGACAGCAGCGTGGGGGCAGAGCTCACCCCACAGCCTCCTGTCGTCTCCCTGTGTTTCAGTGAATTTGAATTTCCTGTTCACGTACTGGGCCCTGCACCAAACAACTCCAGAAGGTGCCCGGGCACTGCAGATGGCTCTGCACACCCTCAAGATGATGGCCCATGGGGGCATCCATGACCACATTGGTCAGGTAGGAGTAAATCTTTGGGGGTAAGCCCCTGTCATGGCCAGGAGGTGTGAGGTGGAGATCTGAGGTAGAGACATCTTCACATGTTCTGTGCAGGGGTTTCACCGCTACTCCACTGACCAGCACTGGCATGTTCCTCACTTTGAGAAGATGCTGTATGACCAGGGGCAGCTGGCAGCCATGTACAGCAAAGCCTTCCAGGTATAGCTTTGGCATCCCTCTGTGTGGCTCCCACTCCTGCAGGCTGCAAGGACTGGCCTGGTTTGGGGAGCAGCTTCAAACCCTGTTCCCCAAGATACTCCCCATCCCACGGGTGTGGAGCAATCCAATGCTCCCCTTCATCTCCTGTTGTTTATCCAGAAGTGCTGCACAAACGTGTGACAGTGTAGCCCTGGGGCTTTGAGCATAATGGGGGAAGAAACAGCCTTTGGGCTGGTTTTTGCAAGTCAGCAGACaatgctgctgcctctgaccTTGGTGTAACTCCAGCATTACTCTCCACTGCCCTTTGTAGATATGCAGTACTCACTGATAGTAGATTTCTATTGAAGGTCTTACTCTGAATCTATCCTTCATTTAAAATCCTTGGACTTTCAAATACTCCTTGCCAACTCTTCAAATTGAAATCTCTCACCATATCTTGCTGTGTCTCTTGCCCCTTGCCACCCATGTAACACTGATGTCCACGCTGTGTCTCACACAGATCTCTGATGATGAATTCTTTGCTGATGTTGTCCGAGACATTTTACTCTACGTCTCGCGTGACCTGAGTGACCAGGTAGGCTCTTCCCTGAGCTGACCCAAAGGGACCCACTTGCCCTACCCTGGGATGTGGCTCAGGGctgtttttccctcccttccatCCTAGCTGAGCTCAGTCTGGAGCACTACTGAGGCTCATTAGCCAGACTGCCAGCCCTGCAATGATGGGGAGCTGGCTGAAAGTGTTGTCCTGGAGCTGGAGGATCTCTGTGTTGCACTTTTCCCAGGCAGGAGGTTTCTATAGTGCAGAAGATGCAGATTCCTACCCAACCACCACATCTAGAGAGAAGCGAGAAGGAGCTTTCTGTGTGTGGACAGCCGAGGAGCTCCGGGCTCTCCTCCCCGACCCTGTCGAGGGGGCCAGAGAGAAGACAACCTTGGGAGATGTCTTCATGTACCACTATGGAGTGGAAGAGGCTGGCAACGTGGACCCCATGAAGGTGAGGGAGAGC
The genomic region above belongs to Ammospiza nelsoni isolate bAmmNel1 chromosome 19, bAmmNel1.pri, whole genome shotgun sequence and contains:
- the SPATA20 gene encoding spermatogenesis-associated protein 20 isoform X1: MLAAPLRCARRHIFLTGIAAMATVGTPGPPSVPRHTNRLINEKSPYLLQHAHNPVDWYPWGQEAFDKAKRENKLIFLSVGYSTCHWCHVMEEESFKNKEIGEIMNEHFVCIKVDREERPDVDKVYMTFVQATSGGGGWPMSVWLTPDLKPFAGGTYFPPEDGVHRVGFRTVLLRIAEQWKENKDALLESSQRILEALRHTSEIHVQGQESPPPAKEVMNTCFQQLSRSYDEDYGGFSKSPKFPTPVNLNFLFTYWALHQTTPEGARALQMALHTLKMMAHGGIHDHIGQGFHRYSTDQHWHVPHFEKMLYDQGQLAAMYSKAFQISDDEFFADVVRDILLYVSRDLSDQAGGFYSAEDADSYPTTTSREKREGAFCVWTAEELRALLPDPVEGAREKTTLGDVFMYHYGVEEAGNVDPMKDPHQELKGKNVLIARCPPELTAARFGLEPGRLSALLQECQHRLSSARAQRPRPHLDTKMLAAWNGLMISGFAQAGATLAEQGYVSRAAQAAAFLRTHLFDPDSGRLLRSCYRGKHNSVEQSAVPIQGFLEDYVFVIQALFDLYEASLEQSWLEWALHLQHMQDKLFWDPKGFAYFSTEASDPSLLLRLKDDQDGAEPTPNSVAVTNLLRAACYSGHMDWVEKASKILAAFSERLQKIPITLPEMARATAVFHHTLKQVVICGDPQGEDTKEMLHCVRSVFSPNKVLMVADGDSAGFLYRQLPFLASLERKDGKATAYVCSNFTCSLPVTSVQELRGMLSP
- the SPATA20 gene encoding spermatogenesis-associated protein 20 isoform X2 codes for the protein MATVGTPGPPSVPRHTNRLINEKSPYLLQHAHNPVDWYPWGQEAFDKAKRENKLIFLSVGYSTCHWCHVMEEESFKNKEIGEIMNEHFVCIKVDREERPDVDKVYMTFVQATSGGGGWPMSVWLTPDLKPFAGGTYFPPEDGVHRVGFRTVLLRIAEQWKENKDALLESSQRILEALRHTSEIHVQGQESPPPAKEVMNTCFQQLSRSYDEDYGGFSKSPKFPTPVNLNFLFTYWALHQTTPEGARALQMALHTLKMMAHGGIHDHIGQGFHRYSTDQHWHVPHFEKMLYDQGQLAAMYSKAFQISDDEFFADVVRDILLYVSRDLSDQAGGFYSAEDADSYPTTTSREKREGAFCVWTAEELRALLPDPVEGAREKTTLGDVFMYHYGVEEAGNVDPMKDPHQELKGKNVLIARCPPELTAARFGLEPGRLSALLQECQHRLSSARAQRPRPHLDTKMLAAWNGLMISGFAQAGATLAEQGYVSRAAQAAAFLRTHLFDPDSGRLLRSCYRGKHNSVEQSAVPIQGFLEDYVFVIQALFDLYEASLEQSWLEWALHLQHMQDKLFWDPKGFAYFSTEASDPSLLLRLKDDQDGAEPTPNSVAVTNLLRAACYSGHMDWVEKASKILAAFSERLQKIPITLPEMARATAVFHHTLKQVVICGDPQGEDTKEMLHCVRSVFSPNKVLMVADGDSAGFLYRQLPFLASLERKDGKATAYVCSNFTCSLPVTSVQELRGMLSP